A window of Candidatus Binatia bacterium contains these coding sequences:
- the asd gene encoding aspartate-semialdehyde dehydrogenase — MARRGAPSKRIPVAVLGATGTVGQRFIQLLENHPWFELAEVMASDQSAGKRYEEAAGSRWKLPTAIPAAARALRVKGPRERLTSHLLFSALDASVAGELEEQFARAGHLVSSNARNHRMDPLVPLVIPEINRDHLEILDRQPYGDGGIVTNPNCSTIVLALALAPLHRRFGVEAVIVTTFQATSGAGYPGVPSLDILGNVVPFVSGEEPKMESETQKILGSLNGRGFEPATFAVSAQCHRVPVIDGHLEAVSLRLSGSPSRKQVAETLAAFRPLAKLDLPSAPAEPIVIRTEEDRPQPRLDADRAGGMGVTVGRLRPCPVLQWKFEALAHNTIRGAAGAAILNAEILVRDGRL; from the coding sequence TTGGCGCGTCGGGGCGCTCCCTCGAAGCGCATTCCGGTCGCCGTGCTCGGCGCCACCGGAACGGTAGGGCAGCGCTTCATCCAGCTTCTCGAAAACCACCCCTGGTTCGAGCTGGCCGAGGTCATGGCCTCCGACCAGAGCGCCGGAAAGCGCTACGAAGAGGCGGCCGGAAGCCGCTGGAAGCTGCCGACCGCGATTCCCGCCGCGGCGCGCGCCCTTCGGGTGAAGGGACCGCGCGAGCGCCTGACCTCGCACCTCCTCTTTTCCGCCTTGGACGCCTCGGTCGCCGGAGAGCTGGAGGAGCAATTCGCCCGCGCCGGACACCTGGTCTCCTCCAACGCGCGGAACCACCGGATGGATCCGCTCGTCCCGCTCGTCATCCCCGAGATCAACCGGGACCATCTGGAGATCCTCGACCGCCAGCCCTACGGCGACGGCGGCATCGTCACCAATCCGAATTGCTCCACGATCGTGCTCGCTCTCGCCCTGGCGCCGCTCCACCGCCGCTTCGGTGTCGAAGCGGTGATCGTGACCACGTTCCAGGCCACCAGCGGCGCCGGCTATCCCGGCGTGCCCTCGCTCGACATCCTTGGGAACGTCGTCCCGTTCGTTTCGGGGGAAGAGCCGAAGATGGAGAGCGAGACGCAGAAGATCCTGGGCAGCCTGAACGGACGCGGCTTCGAGCCGGCCACGTTCGCGGTGAGCGCGCAGTGCCATCGCGTGCCCGTGATCGACGGCCACCTCGAAGCGGTGAGCCTGCGCCTCTCCGGCAGTCCCAGCAGGAAGCAGGTCGCCGAGACCCTGGCCGCCTTCCGCCCGCTCGCCAAGCTGGACCTGCCGAGCGCGCCCGCGGAGCCGATCGTGATTCGTACCGAGGAGGACCGTCCCCAGCCGCGCCTGGACGCCGACCGCGCGGGCGGCATGGGGGTCACCGTCGGCCGGCTCCGTCCCTGCCCGGTGCTTCAATGGAAATTCGAAGCGCTTGCGCACAACACGATCCGCGGCGCCGCCGGCGCGGCGATCCTGAATGCGGAAATCCTGGTCCGTGACGGCCGTCTCTGA
- a CDS encoding histidine phosphatase family protein, which translates to MTAVSEARTTTAGRDIVFVRHGETDWNRERRVQGSEGPALNDAGRDQAKALARSLWEVPLAAVYTSALPRAQETAAYVAGPHSLNIHVDPRLNEIHHGAWEGLAEEELPDLALYRRWRDDPTSCTLPGAEPLEAVHERAVLAMKEIVAKHPGKEGLIAVVSHQVVLALLKCYVLDQPWSRIRKNALGVASYEVLTVGEGFQPRS; encoded by the coding sequence GTGACGGCCGTCTCTGAGGCGCGTACGACGACCGCCGGCCGCGACATCGTGTTCGTGCGCCACGGCGAGACCGACTGGAATCGCGAGCGGCGGGTCCAGGGGTCCGAGGGTCCCGCGCTGAACGACGCCGGGCGGGACCAGGCCAAGGCGCTGGCGCGCTCCCTCTGGGAAGTTCCGCTGGCCGCCGTCTACACGAGCGCGCTTCCGCGCGCCCAGGAGACCGCCGCGTACGTGGCCGGGCCGCACTCGCTCAACATCCACGTGGATCCCCGCCTGAACGAGATCCATCACGGCGCGTGGGAGGGACTCGCGGAAGAGGAGCTGCCCGACCTGGCGCTGTACCGCCGCTGGCGCGACGATCCGACCTCCTGCACCCTCCCCGGAGCCGAGCCGCTCGAGGCCGTGCACGAGCGCGCGGTCCTTGCGATGAAGGAGATCGTGGCGAAGCACCCCGGCAAAGAGGGGCTCATCGCCGTCGTAAGCCATCAGGTGGTGCTCGCGCTGCTCAAGTGCTACGTCCTGGACCAGCCCTGGAGCCGGATCCGGAAGAACGCGCTCGGCGTCGCGTCCTACGAAGTGCTGACCGTGGGCGAGGGGTTCCAGCCCCGGTCCTGA
- a CDS encoding cupredoxin domain-containing protein, whose amino-acid sequence MKPSKRFRGMGSVATVALALTAALAGCGTSGAKIGVREATARADADGVQRVDVNVHSFYFDPNRITVEAGKPVELTLHFKPLFTPHNMTCDARDAGIDIDRSVGIISFNHTKHVRFTPTKPGEYDFYCGVDSHMKKGMTGTIVVR is encoded by the coding sequence ATGAAGCCATCGAAGCGTTTCAGGGGAATGGGGAGCGTGGCCACGGTCGCCCTGGCCCTGACCGCGGCGCTAGCCGGGTGCGGTACGTCCGGAGCCAAGATCGGCGTGCGGGAAGCGACCGCCCGCGCGGATGCCGACGGCGTGCAGCGCGTGGACGTGAACGTCCACTCGTTCTATTTCGATCCCAACCGCATCACGGTCGAAGCGGGGAAGCCGGTCGAACTGACGCTCCACTTCAAGCCGCTCTTCACCCCGCACAACATGACGTGCGACGCGCGCGACGCCGGCATCGACATCGACCGGAGCGTCGGGATCATCTCGTTCAACCACACGAAGCACGTGCGCTTCACGCCGACGAAGCCGGGGGAATACGACTTCTACTGCGGCGTGGACAGCCACATGAAGAAGGGGATGACCGGAACGATCGTGGTGCGCTAG
- the fabF gene encoding beta-ketoacyl-ACP synthase II: MIAPPPAHRCAVTGFGLITPIGTGRPAFWQGIREGRRGVGPITRFDASPLRTRIAGEVPDFDPGAHFEGKRRHRLDRFAQFSVAASRMALDDAGIAVGTGRGAVHPEDAAVAIGSALGGVPSAEADHAQFLQAGPRSVPPSLALRVFAGAGACQVAIEIGSRGPAIGNSNSCASGSIAIGEGLRLIRDGLAKVVLAGGVEAPLAPLTFTAFAVIRAMSTSNDEPPEASRPFDARRDGFVMAEGAAVLVLEEMGHALARGTRIYAEVAGFGTTNDAYHMTAPHPEGRDAIRAMRLALRDARLSPEEIEHVNAHGSSTPMNDRVETIAIKEVFGDRARRIPVSGTKGMHAHALGASGAFEAAIASLSLAEGYLPRTVNLRVPDPDCDLDYVAGGGRNETIRTVISNSFGFGGTNACLIFRAP; this comes from the coding sequence ATGATCGCCCCTCCGCCGGCCCATCGCTGCGCCGTGACCGGCTTCGGCCTGATCACGCCGATCGGCACGGGGCGGCCCGCCTTCTGGCAGGGGATCCGCGAGGGCCGCCGCGGCGTCGGACCGATCACCCGCTTCGACGCCTCGCCGCTCCGGACGCGCATCGCGGGCGAGGTGCCCGACTTCGATCCCGGCGCCCATTTCGAAGGAAAGCGACGGCACCGCCTGGACCGGTTCGCGCAGTTCTCCGTGGCCGCCTCCCGCATGGCCCTCGACGACGCGGGGATCGCCGTCGGGACCGGGCGCGGGGCGGTGCACCCCGAAGACGCGGCCGTCGCGATCGGTTCCGCTCTGGGGGGTGTCCCCTCCGCCGAGGCCGACCACGCCCAGTTCCTCCAGGCGGGACCGCGATCGGTGCCGCCCAGCCTGGCGCTCCGCGTCTTCGCCGGCGCCGGCGCCTGCCAGGTGGCGATCGAGATCGGCTCGCGCGGCCCCGCCATCGGCAACTCGAACTCGTGCGCCTCCGGCTCGATCGCGATCGGCGAGGGGCTTCGGCTGATCCGCGACGGACTGGCCAAGGTGGTCCTCGCCGGAGGCGTCGAGGCGCCGCTCGCGCCCCTCACCTTCACGGCGTTCGCGGTGATCCGCGCGATGTCGACCTCGAACGACGAGCCCCCGGAGGCCTCGCGCCCCTTCGACGCCCGGCGGGACGGATTCGTGATGGCCGAGGGCGCCGCGGTTCTCGTGCTCGAGGAGATGGGCCACGCCCTGGCGCGGGGGACGCGCATCTATGCCGAGGTGGCCGGATTCGGCACGACCAACGACGCGTATCACATGACGGCGCCACACCCCGAAGGGCGGGACGCCATCCGCGCGATGCGCCTGGCACTCCGGGACGCGCGGCTGTCGCCCGAGGAGATCGAGCACGTGAACGCGCACGGCTCCTCCACGCCGATGAACGACCGGGTCGAGACGATTGCGATCAAGGAAGTCTTCGGCGACCGGGCCCGCCGCATCCCGGTGAGCGGCACCAAGGGGATGCATGCCCACGCCCTCGGCGCGTCGGGCGCGTTCGAGGCCGCCATCGCCTCCCTCTCGCTGGCGGAGGGGTACCTTCCCCGCACCGTGAATCTCCGGGTCCCCGATCCGGACTGTGACCTGGATTACGTTGCCGGGGGCGGGCGGAATGAGACGATTCGAACCGTGATCTCCAATTCGTTCGGGTTCGGAGGCACCAACGCGTGCCTCATTTTCCGCGCTCCGTAG
- a CDS encoding SRPBCC family protein: protein MHSSVSIWIAAPPDRVFPLVAALDRWPMLLPHYRYVRVTGRSGSVVRARMSARRGPIPVFWEAEQTPDAASRTIRFRHVGGVTRGMDVLWTFQPERDGAREGTRATITHDLEFRFGPRPMGRFLAERVLAPQFIEPIAGATLRRFKSLAEAPETGRGALPADAQAPA from the coding sequence ATGCACTCGTCGGTTTCCATCTGGATCGCGGCACCCCCCGACCGCGTGTTCCCGCTGGTCGCCGCTCTCGACCGCTGGCCGATGCTCCTCCCCCACTACCGCTACGTCCGGGTGACGGGGCGCAGCGGCAGCGTCGTGCGGGCGCGCATGAGCGCGCGCCGCGGCCCGATCCCGGTCTTCTGGGAGGCGGAGCAGACTCCCGACGCCGCTTCCCGCACGATCCGCTTCCGGCACGTGGGCGGCGTGACCCGCGGCATGGACGTCCTCTGGACGTTCCAGCCCGAGCGCGACGGCGCGCGGGAAGGAACCCGCGCGACGATCACGCACGATCTCGAATTCCGCTTCGGCCCCCGGCCGATGGGCCGTTTTCTCGCCGAGCGCGTCCTCGCCCCGCAGTTCATCGAGCCGATCGCGGGCGCGACGCTCCGCCGCTTCAAGTCGCTCGCCGAGGCGCCGGAGACGGGCCGGGGCGCGCTTCCGGCGGACGCCCAGGCGCCCGCATGA